TTCCAGAAAGACCGACGGTGATGGAGGATATCGCTAATACTCCGCAGCAAAGCAATCCTTTGATTACCTATCAGCAGTTTCGAGCCAATTCTAGACTAATTCCAGAAGTTATAGACGAATTAAATCGAATTTGGAAAGAGGGAGATAAACCGGATTTGGTCATAGCGGACTTTGTTGCTTCGCCAGCAGGCTTGATTTCTGATCGCTTTGGCATTCCCTGGATAACTACGATTCCGAGTCCCGTTGCGATTGAGTGCCGGACGACAACTCCGACCTATTTGGGAGGTTGGAAACCTCATCAGGGGGTCTTGTACAAATTAAGAGATGCCTTAGGCAGGCAAGCTATTCGTTGTGGAAAGAAAATAGCCTTTGCTTTAGTCCAGAAGAGTTTGGGAGACTATCAAGATTTTAAACTCTATCGGGAAGACGGCACAGAAGCTATTTATTCGCCATACTCTATCTTGGCTTTAGGCATGAAAGAGCTAGAGTTTCGAGATGATTTTCCTAAGCAGCTTCGCTGGGTTGGCTACAAATGCTTGTCCTTTGATCGCCTGCCTGCAGCCCATGAGTCTTATTTTGAGACCGATAAGAAGCGGGTTTTAGTGACTTGCGGTACGCATTTGAAATGGGAGAAGGAGCGAATGGTGGAAAGAGCGAAAAAGCTGAGTCATCTCTACCCAGATTACCTATTTTACGTTACCTTGGGTGAAGCTAGTGGTCTGGGAAATCCTCCGCGCGAACTGGCGGAAAACTTGCTACTTTTTGATTATCTGCCCTATACCGACATTCTGGATAAGATAGATTTTGCTATTCACCACGCAGGAACGGGTATCATGATGGCCTGTATTGAGCATGAGATTCCCAGTCTCATTTTGCCGCAGGATTATGACCAGTTTGACAATGCCGTTCGTGCTGAGCTTGCCCAGGTGGGGCTGGTTTCTCGCAGAAAGAATGATGCAGAAGTGCTGCGCCTTTTTAAGGAATTGACGGATCGTACGGACTGGTCTCAGTTGAAAAACCTTGCCCAGCAAAGTAAAGAATATCAGCCTACAGAGATTCTCTATCAAGAGCTAGGGCGGCTGCTTAAGGTTGATTTATAACTGGAAAACTCAACAAACCATTAAAGCATACCTCCAATATTAAAATATCTGAATTATTAAATTTCCCTATTCTTTTCAAGGAATAGGTTTTTTGGTCTATTCAAGTCTTTTTTAAGATGTTAAAATGAAAGTGATTACAAACAAGTCATTGGTAAGCCAGCTTGGCTTTCTCGGAGTGACTGAAGAGGAAAGATGATGAAGAAAGCAATTCTAATGATGACTTTTGGCTCGCCAGAGGAGATTAGCTTTGAGGGAGTGGCTGAATTTTTTACCAATATTCGCCGCGGTGTCAGGCCGCAAGACCATGAAATTCAGACCCTCTATGATAACTATGTCCTCATCGGTGGAACGCCTCTGCAGCGTATCAGTCTAGAAGAGGTGGAAAAGGTTCGTCAGCGTTTGGCTGGCGAGTATGCGGTTTATTTTGCCAATAAATTCTCATGTCCTTTTATTCCAGATGTGATTGAGCAGATGGAAGAGGATGGTATTGAGGATTGTATCTGTTTGATCCTAGAGCCTCATTTTTCTTACTATTCTGTCATGGGTTATGAGAAGTTTATCCAGAGTGACTCCATCCGCTTTAATATCATTAAGGAATGGTATCAGGAAGAAGCTATTCTTGGTTATTGGGCAGAGGAACTGAGAAAGATTCTTACAGAAGAGGTTGGAGAAGAGACCTTCAAGATTTTCTTTTCAGCCCACAGTGTGCCTATTCTGGCCTTGGATTTCGGAGATCCTTACATTGATCAGATTTATGACAATGCCCGTTTGATTGCTGACAGGTTGGGTTTGACAGAGGAGGATTATCTCAATGTTTGGCAGAGTGAGAGTGACATTGGGCTCCCTTGGATCAAACCTGATGTACTGGACTATATGCGCCAGCAAGAAACACATCCGCAGCATTATATTTTTGTGCCGATTAGCTTTATCAGTGAGCATATAGAGGTTCTTTTTGACAATGACGTGGAGTGCAAGGAACTTTGCGAAGATTTGGGTGTTGCCTATCATAGACCGCCTATGCCCAATGCAGATGCCCGTCTAATTGATGCCCTGATTCAAAGTATCCGCCGCCATGAGCATGAACCCTTCAAAGAATGTTTTCCAGAAGAAGAAACCTTCGATGAATTACAGCCATCGGAGGAGAGTAGCCAGATTCTTGCAGAGGATGCAGAGCTGAAAATGCCAGATTTCGTCAAGAAGCTAATTGAGAAAAAGGGGCGTGAGAATGTTAAGATGCCGTATTTTGTCAAGAAAATGCTGGAGAAAGCAGGAAAGCTGCCCAAGAGTTGATTGTTCATATTCGTTGATGACTTTATAAGATTATTCTAGAAGGAGAATACCGTGAGACTTTGGCACCAAGATTTGATTGAAAAACTTCCGCGCCAGCAGCTTTTAGGCCAGCACCGTGAGTGTGCGGCCTTACGTGGTCGAGGGTGGGGCAAGCCGCATGCGACGGTCAACTATGTTTTTGAGCATAGTCCTTATCGTCTGTACGCCTATCACCTGCTGATTATGGAAGAGATGCAGAAGCGGGGCTATCAGCCGGACACCCTTTGGCTGGATAAGGACTACCGTGGCAAGACCTGCCCACCTTATCAGGACTTGCCAGCTAAGGAGCTCGAACATCCCATTTATCTGGAGCATGACGCAGCCTATCTGCAAGAATGCATGGAAAATCTTAAGGAGAAAGGAATAGAAATTTTTTGATTTCCAAGTGCCAAGACGGCATAGTATTAAGGTTATAGAACAAAAAAAGAAGAGACATTGCTCTTCTTTTTTGACTTTTATGAATTCAAAATAAACTTCTCAATAGCAGTAGCAACCCCATTTTCTTCACAGCTGTCTGTGACGGCATCGGCTAGGCTTTTGACATAGTCTGAAGCATTTCCCATGGCAACACCGAGACCTGCATATTCCAGCATCTCGATGTCGTTGTTGGCATCACCGATTGCCATGATTTCCTGAGGATTGATGTCTAATTGTTTAGCTAATCGCTCTAGGGCAAAGGCTTTGGTCACACCGGCTGGCATGGCCTCGTAAATGACTGGCTGGGAGCGAACGCCGCTGAAACGCTGGCAGATTTCTTGGCCAAAGTCAGCTTCAAAAGCATCTACCTGCTCTTGGCTGCCTAAAAACATAGCTTGAAACATTCTGTATTGACCACTGCAAGCCTCTTCTAGGCTAATCTCGGTTGGAATAGTAAAGACCAAGCTAGCATCATTCACGACATAGGAACTGGCTTTTTCTCCGACGACGAAATAATGCTCTTCATCAAAGAGAGTCAGCTGGACAGGGCTATTTTCAGACAGGCTGTAGAGATAGCGAATATCCTGACCGCTCAGCTCTTGCCAGTCCACCAGACTCCAGTCGCTGGTTTGATGAGTAGCACAGCCATTATCCACGATGACATATTCGTTTTCTTGTGCCAGGCCCAGCTTGTCATAATAAGGCTTGACGCCAACCAAGGGACGACCTGTGCAAAGAACCAATTTGACTCCTTTTTCAATAGCTTGGCGAATAGCCTCAATGTGAGCCTGAGGAATTTCTTTTTTGCTGTTGAGCAAGGTGCCGTCCATATCAAGTGCAAGAATTTTAATCATAAAGTGTCTCCAAAATTATTCTCTGACTAGTATAGCATAATTTATAGAGAAAGTCCGAGTCTA
This window of the Streptococcus sanguinis genome carries:
- a CDS encoding glycosyltransferase, with product MTGLEKVIKIDVISVPFSGHLLPTLTLVKPLLTDPRFQIRVITGCQKKELVEEIGFDCLALFPERPTVMEDIANTPQQSNPLITYQQFRANSRLIPEVIDELNRIWKEGDKPDLVIADFVASPAGLISDRFGIPWITTIPSPVAIECRTTTPTYLGGWKPHQGVLYKLRDALGRQAIRCGKKIAFALVQKSLGDYQDFKLYREDGTEAIYSPYSILALGMKELEFRDDFPKQLRWVGYKCLSFDRLPAAHESYFETDKKRVLVTCGTHLKWEKERMVERAKKLSHLYPDYLFYVTLGEASGLGNPPRELAENLLLFDYLPYTDILDKIDFAIHHAGTGIMMACIEHEIPSLILPQDYDQFDNAVRAELAQVGLVSRRKNDAEVLRLFKELTDRTDWSQLKNLAQQSKEYQPTEILYQELGRLLKVDL
- the hemH gene encoding ferrochelatase, whose amino-acid sequence is MKKAILMMTFGSPEEISFEGVAEFFTNIRRGVRPQDHEIQTLYDNYVLIGGTPLQRISLEEVEKVRQRLAGEYAVYFANKFSCPFIPDVIEQMEEDGIEDCICLILEPHFSYYSVMGYEKFIQSDSIRFNIIKEWYQEEAILGYWAEELRKILTEEVGEETFKIFFSAHSVPILALDFGDPYIDQIYDNARLIADRLGLTEEDYLNVWQSESDIGLPWIKPDVLDYMRQQETHPQHYIFVPISFISEHIEVLFDNDVECKELCEDLGVAYHRPPMPNADARLIDALIQSIRRHEHEPFKECFPEEETFDELQPSEESSQILAEDAELKMPDFVKKLIEKKGRENVKMPYFVKKMLEKAGKLPKS
- a CDS encoding TIGR02328 family protein, coding for MRLWHQDLIEKLPRQQLLGQHRECAALRGRGWGKPHATVNYVFEHSPYRLYAYHLLIMEEMQKRGYQPDTLWLDKDYRGKTCPPYQDLPAKELEHPIYLEHDAAYLQECMENLKEKGIEIF
- a CDS encoding Cof-type HAD-IIB family hydrolase, giving the protein MIKILALDMDGTLLNSKKEIPQAHIEAIRQAIEKGVKLVLCTGRPLVGVKPYYDKLGLAQENEYVIVDNGCATHQTSDWSLVDWQELSGQDIRYLYSLSENSPVQLTLFDEEHYFVVGEKASSYVVNDASLVFTIPTEISLEEACSGQYRMFQAMFLGSQEQVDAFEADFGQEICQRFSGVRSQPVIYEAMPAGVTKAFALERLAKQLDINPQEIMAIGDANNDIEMLEYAGLGVAMGNASDYVKSLADAVTDSCEENGVATAIEKFILNS